In the Silurus meridionalis isolate SWU-2019-XX chromosome 6, ASM1480568v1, whole genome shotgun sequence genome, one interval contains:
- the tada1 gene encoding transcriptional adapter 1: MVGADVAMAAHASELELAKKNLTDVIGDNIKHYWANLKLWFKQKISKEEFDVEARRLLGHDNVHVHNDFLLAILTRCQIIVSTPEGPGSLQWSGGSASKPAKPKGKKKFSSVRQKFDHRFQAQNPLSSAQTFSPRESRAEEEEMMKLSAHTLLLPTRGQLEARMMVSAFEMGLDNVTEDAVSTVVCALKVHLKDLLTAVVSRRKAYRLREGHFQYAFGSDVAPQPYLKNSLAAYHTVTECPPSSASLPAALPSRVSPDDAEQQAAFLLACSGTSAPAPLPPISIYDLLEALQVHRSAMPSHTMYALNMERILARLWHPSHEELEQDNIHRQRLAAKEGLSLC; this comes from the exons ATGGTAGGCGCCGATGTCGCCATGGCAGCTCACGCGAGCGAACTGGAGCTGGCGAAGAAGAACCTGACTGATGTGATCGGGGACAACATCAAACA tTACTGGGCGAATCTAAAGCTGTGGTTCAAACAGAAAATCAGTAAAGAGGAGTTTGATGTTGAGGCCCGTCGACTTCTGGGACACGATAACG TTCACGTGCACAATGACTTCCTGTTGGCCATTCTCACGCGTTGCCAGATCATCGTATCCACACCAG AGGGTCCCGGCTCGCTGCAGTGGTCCGGCGGTTCTGCCTCGAAGCCCGCCAAGCCCAAAGGCAAAAAGAAATTTTCCTCCGTGCGCCAGAAATTTGAC CATCGCTTCCAGGCTCAGAACCCACTGAGCAGCGCGCAGACGTTCAGCCCTCGTGAGTCTCGAGCGGAGGAGGAAGAGATGATGAAGCTCAGTGCTCACACGCTCTTACTGCCCACTAGGGGGCAGCTGGAGGCTCGCATGATGGTGAGCGCCTTCGAGATGGGTCTCGACAACGTGACCGAGGACGCCGTGAGCACTGTGGTGTGCGCactcaag GTGCATTTGAAAGACCTGCTCACTGCAGTGGTGTCGAGGAGAAAAGCCTACCGTCTGAGAGAAGGACATTTCCAGTACGCGTTTGGCAGCGACGTCGCACCACAGCCGTACCTGAAGAACAGCCTGGCAGCGTATCACACCGTCACTGAGTG CCCCCCTTCCAGCGCCTCGCTGCCGGCTGCTCTGCCCTCCAGGGTGTCTCCAGACGATGCCGAACAGCAGGCTGCTTTCCTATTGGCCTGCTCTGGAACCAGTGCCCCCGCCCCTCTGCCTCCCATCAGCATCTACGACCTACTGGAGGCTCTACAG GTACACCGGAGCGCGATGCCCTCTCACACCATGTACGCTCTGAACATGGAGCGCATCCTCGCCCGCCTCTGGCACCCGAGTCACGAGGAGCTCGAGCAGGACAACATCCACAGACAGCGTCTAGCCGCCAAGGAGGGTCTGTCACTCTGCTGA
- the LOC124387939 gene encoding transcription factor AP-1-like, producing the protein MDGVFYNEALDGVLNHPHHHLHHHHHNGETGGHGYGAMTRNLNLNLSLNVNLSAADAHEALALTSPDLHVLRLTSPELERLIMQSCGGSNASTPVAGGPPRVFPAPKRGAEEHDAFAPEEFRCHQRMNGDPDEDVPPPPPVAHGTSHSFEEQLSQTWGDTAISAYPDAPPCAHLPQFACAPALKDESQKVPETPPLSPIDMEDQERIKAERKRMRNRVAASKCRKRKLERLARLEERVSRLSGENGELRGAADTLRDQVAQLRHQLLDHIKSGCKLLSQQLQTVTEF; encoded by the coding sequence ATGGATGGTGTGTTTTATAATGAAGCTCTGGATGGGGTTTTaaaccatcctcatcatcatcttcatcatcatcatcataacggTGAGACAGGAGGACACGGCTACGGCGCCATGACGCGCAACCTgaacctgaacctgagcctgAACGTGAACCTGAGCGCGGCCGACGCGCACGAGGCGCTCGCGCTCACGTCGCCCGACCTCCACGTCCTCAGGCTCACGTCGCCCGAGCTCGAGCGGCTCATCATGCAGTCGTGCGGGGGGTCGAACGCGTCCACGCCGGTCGCGGGGGGTCCGCCGCGCGTTTTCCCCGCGCCCAAACGCGGCGCCGAAGAGCACGACGCATTCGCCCCGGAGGAGTTTCGGTGTCACCAGAGGATGAACGGCGACCCCGATGAGGAtgtcccaccaccaccacctgtaGCTCACGGCACGTCTCATAGCTTTGAGGAGCAGCTGAGCCAAACGTGGGGGGACACCGCCATCTCCGCGTACCCCGACGCACCTCCGTGCGCGCACCTTCCGCAGTTCGCCTGCGCGCCGGCGCTCAAGGACGAGTCGCAGAAAGTCCCCGAGACGCCCCCGCTGTCTCCCATCGACATGGAGGACCAGGAGCGGATCAAAGCCGAGAGGAAGCGCATGAGGAACCGCGTGGCCGCCTCCAAGTGCCGCAAGCGGAAGCTGGAGAGGCTGGCGCGGCTGGAGGAGCGGGTGAGCCGCTTGTCCGGGGAGAACGGAGAGCTGCGCGGCGCCGCCGACACGCTCAGGGACCAGGTGGCGCAGCTCCGACACCAACTCCTGGATCACATCAAGAGCGGCTGCAAGCTCCTCAGTCAGCAGCTACAAACTGTTACAGAGTTTTAA